A region of the Vallitalea longa genome:
GTTATGGACTTTTACAGGAGATACTAAATTAGTATTGCATCCTATAAATGCATTATCTTCTATTACTGTTCTATTTTTATTAACTCCATCATAATTAACTACAACTGTTCCACATCCAAAATTAACATTGCTTCCTACATCGGCATCTCCAATATAAGTCAGATGACTTGCCTTTGTATTATTTCCGATATTTGAATTTTTGATTTCTACAAAATCGCCTATTTTGACATTAGAACCTATTCTAGAATTTGGTCTAATATAAGCGTATGGTCCCACATTAGTATTACTATCTATAAAACTATCTAGTATAGTTGAAGATTCGACATTAACATTATTAACAATTCTTGAATTAACAATTTTTGAATTTGGACCAATTATACAATCGCTACCTATTGTAGTTTTGCCTTCTATAATGCAATTAGGATAAATAACTGTATCAGAATCAATAGAAGCATCTTTGCTAATATAAGTATTAGTAGGATTCATTAGTGTGACTCCGTTTTCCATATGCTTATAATTAATCCTTTTTTGCATAATTCGAGAGGCTTCATATAATTGTATCTGTGAATTAACTCCTAATATATCTTCTGGCATATTAGTAATCATAGCATTCACACTTAATCTCTTAGCTATAATAGTCTTTAATGTATCTGGAAGATAATATTCCCCTTGAGAATTATCATTGGTCAAATTATCTAATGCCATATTAAGTTCATGGGAATTAAAACAATACATACCAGAATTGATTTCTTTTACTGTTCTTTCTTTTTCTGAAGCATCTTTATGTTCAATACTCTTTATGAAAGTATTTGATTCGTCTCTAATGATTCTACCATATCCAGTAGGATCTTCCACTATTGTAGATAAAAGTGTTGCAGCATTATTATTATTACTATGATAATTGACCATATCAGTCAATGTGTTTCCTGTAATCAATGGTGTATCTCCAAATAATATAAGTACATTACCTTCATTACCAACAAAATCCTTAGCCATCATAACTGCATGACCAGTTCCTAATTGTTCTTCTTGAAGCACGAATTCTACATCATAGGAAATTTCTTTTTTCACAATCTCGCTTTTGTGTCCAACAACCACACAAATCTCTTCAGCGCCTGCTTCTTTAGCTGCTTCAATAACATAATCTATCATTGTTTTGCCAAGTATTTTATGAACTACCTTAGGTAATTTTGATTTCATTCTTGTTCCTGCACCTGCTGCCAATATAACTGCTTTTAATCTGCTCACTTTTCACACCACCTCTAGGTATTAATTAACCCTAATCATTTTACACCACTTATTAAATATATGCAAGTTAAATAACCTACAAATTAATAAATTAAACTTTGTCCTTTACTGTTATTTTTACTAAGCAAAAAAACATCAAGCAGTAATAATAATAAAGCAACTTATCAACAAGGAAACTTGCGTGCATTTAATTGTTATATCCAGATGGTATTAACTAATCAGCAATATATTACTACATACAAAAAGGCACTTCATATAAGAAGTGCCTAGAAGAATCATTCCTCAAACGATACTGCAATTTCGTCAGCTGTATCATCGTTAGTAAGTACTAGAGTTTCATATTTTTCCAATACGCATTTCTGAATTTTTTCTCTAGTTTCAGAATTGATTGGATGAGCGATGTCTCTAAACTCACCATCAAGCGCTTTGCGGCTTGGCATAGCAATAAATAATCCTTTTTCTCCTTCAATCACTTTGATATCATGAACAACAAATTCATTATCAAAAGTAACTGATACAACTGCCTTCATTTTCCCATCTTTTGCAACCTTACGTATTCTCACATCTGTAATTTGCATGTGTTAACCCCTTTCCGTAACTTGTTGTTAAGGGGAAGAATCCCCCTCCACCTTTACACATAAATTTTTGCTTTAGTGATAACTCACAATAATTATATTACATATTTCAAAAAAGTTCAATGTTTTTTTGTATAATTACAGCTTTTTTAATTATTTATCTGAACTACATATATTTGAATTCTCTATTCACAATTATTTTGATATTTCCTCTATCTATATACGTACAATCATCACCTATAACTGTATCAGTATTAACTATAGAATTTTCAATGCAACAATTATTATCTATATAAGCTCCATCTAATATAATAGAGTTATTAATAAAAGTATTTTTACCAATAAAAACTTTTCTGAAAAGTATCGAATTATTTACTTTTCCATTTATTATACATCCCCCTGATATCAGACTATTACTGATAACGGAGCCCGAATTATATTTAGCAGGAGGCTCATCTTGTACCTTAGATGAAACATATGGAAAGTTCCTGAAAAAATATTTTATATTATTTGGGTCCAGAAAATCCATATTACATTTATAATATGATTCAATATTTGCAATACTGTTGAAATATTCATTATGCATATATGCATATATCTTCTTCTTTTTTCTGTATCTTATGATAATATCATTTACAATATCGTATCT
Encoded here:
- the glmU gene encoding bifunctional UDP-N-acetylglucosamine diphosphorylase/glucosamine-1-phosphate N-acetyltransferase GlmU, whose protein sequence is MSRLKAVILAAGAGTRMKSKLPKVVHKILGKTMIDYVIEAAKEAGAEEICVVVGHKSEIVKKEISYDVEFVLQEEQLGTGHAVMMAKDFVGNEGNVLILFGDTPLITGNTLTDMVNYHSNNNNAATLLSTIVEDPTGYGRIIRDESNTFIKSIEHKDASEKERTVKEINSGMYCFNSHELNMALDNLTNDNSQGEYYLPDTLKTIIAKRLSVNAMITNMPEDILGVNSQIQLYEASRIMQKRINYKHMENGVTLMNPTNTYISKDASIDSDTVIYPNCIIEGKTTIGSDCIIGPNSKIVNSRIVNNVNVESSTILDSFIDSNTNVGPYAYIRPNSRIGSNVKIGDFVEIKNSNIGNNTKASHLTYIGDADVGSNVNFGCGTVVVNYDGVNKNRTVIEDNAFIGCNTNLVSPVKVHNNAYTAAGSTITKDVPEYSLGIGRARQVNIQDWVRKKR
- the spoVG gene encoding septation regulator SpoVG, which gives rise to MQITDVRIRKVAKDGKMKAVVSVTFDNEFVVHDIKVIEGEKGLFIAMPSRKALDGEFRDIAHPINSETREKIQKCVLEKYETLVLTNDDTADEIAVSFEE